One genomic segment of [Phormidium] sp. ETS-05 includes these proteins:
- the purF gene encoding amidophosphoribosyltransferase, whose protein sequence is MNSNPRSPLEAHPDKPEEACGVFGIFAPGENVAKLTYFGLYALQHRGQESAGIATFDGQQVHLHKEMGLVSQVFNESILNQLPGGIAVGHTRYSTTGSSRVVNAQPAVVETRLGALALTHNGNLVNTTELREKLLARECNLVSTTDSEMIAHCIAEGVNDGKDWLEAAISAFQQCQGAFSLAIGTPAGLMGVRDPYGVRPLVIGIIPGETQQYVLASETCGLDIIGAEYLRDVEPGELVWITEAGLASFHWAIPQPKLCIFEMIYFARPDSLMNEESLYSYRMRIGRYLAKESTVDADMVIGVPDSGVPAAIGFSQESNIPYAEGLIKNRYVGRTFIQPTQHMRESGIRMKLNPLKDVLVGKRVIMVDDSIVRGTTSRKIVKALRDAGALEVHMRISSPPVTHPCFYGIDTDNQDQLIAATKSVEDIKNQIGVDSLAYLSWQGMLEATKEDPNHFCSACFTGDYPIAVPDVVKRSKLMLEKV, encoded by the coding sequence ATGAATTCCAACCCTCGCAGCCCGCTGGAAGCACATCCCGACAAACCAGAAGAAGCCTGTGGAGTTTTTGGCATCTTTGCCCCCGGAGAGAACGTGGCTAAGCTGACATACTTCGGTCTGTACGCCTTGCAGCATCGGGGCCAAGAGTCAGCCGGTATTGCCACCTTCGATGGTCAACAGGTACACCTACACAAAGAAATGGGTCTGGTGTCCCAAGTTTTTAATGAATCTATCCTCAACCAACTCCCTGGTGGCATAGCGGTGGGTCACACCCGCTACTCCACCACTGGTTCTAGCCGGGTGGTGAATGCTCAACCTGCTGTAGTGGAAACCCGCTTAGGCGCTCTGGCATTAACACATAATGGCAATCTGGTCAATACTACAGAACTGCGAGAAAAGTTGCTGGCGCGAGAGTGCAACTTGGTGAGTACCACGGATTCTGAGATGATTGCCCATTGCATCGCTGAGGGGGTGAACGATGGCAAAGACTGGCTGGAAGCGGCTATCAGCGCTTTTCAGCAGTGCCAAGGAGCCTTTAGCCTCGCGATCGGCACTCCGGCGGGGCTGATGGGCGTGCGCGACCCCTACGGTGTCCGTCCCCTCGTCATCGGCATCATTCCTGGGGAAACCCAACAATACGTCCTCGCCTCGGAAACCTGCGGTTTGGACATTATCGGCGCTGAGTACCTGCGGGATGTAGAACCAGGGGAGTTAGTTTGGATCACTGAAGCTGGTCTCGCCTCTTTCCACTGGGCGATACCTCAACCGAAGTTGTGCATCTTCGAGATGATTTATTTCGCTCGTCCCGATAGTTTGATGAATGAAGAAAGTCTCTACAGCTACCGGATGCGGATTGGGCGGTATCTGGCGAAAGAATCCACTGTAGATGCAGATATGGTGATTGGGGTGCCAGATTCGGGCGTACCAGCCGCGATCGGCTTTTCCCAAGAGTCCAACATTCCCTACGCGGAAGGGTTGATTAAAAACCGCTATGTGGGGCGCACTTTCATTCAACCTACGCAGCATATGCGTGAATCTGGTATTAGAATGAAACTTAACCCGCTCAAGGATGTCCTGGTGGGTAAGCGGGTGATTATGGTGGATGACTCGATCGTGCGTGGCACCACCAGCCGCAAAATCGTCAAAGCTCTTCGGGATGCGGGCGCCTTGGAAGTTCATATGCGCATTTCCTCACCCCCAGTCACCCACCCCTGTTTCTACGGTATCGACACCGACAACCAAGACCAACTCATCGCCGCCACCAAATCCGTAGAGGATATCAAAAACCAAATCGGCGTCGATTCCCTAGCATATCTCAGTTGGCAGGGGATGTTAGAAGCGACGAAAGAAGACCCCAATCACTTCTGTTCCGCCTGCTTTACCGGAGATTACCCCATTGCGGTGCCAGATGTGGTCAAGCGTTCCAAGCTGATGCTGGAAAAAGTTTAA
- a CDS encoding chorismate lyase, whose protein sequence is MTATFNPKDSKRAPNPHRYPTWHALTPIWEGGEETVAQGLPHTQLAPAWQILLLGDGSPTRHLKLLTGEPTAVDVIDMSPIGLSDDRAPQLIEAVPGPRLRRQVWLRTASGQRLAYAASWWQTSMVDEYLQNKSIPIWDSLSQIHAELYRDIQGIHYGHSEALEAAFGEKGPFWGRHYLFWHRKKPMTVIYEVFSPYLTKYLGPMRLEG, encoded by the coding sequence TTGACTGCAACTTTCAACCCTAAAGACAGTAAGCGGGCCCCGAACCCGCACCGGTATCCAACATGGCACGCTCTGACTCCCATCTGGGAAGGGGGGGAAGAGACGGTGGCGCAAGGCTTACCTCATACGCAGTTAGCACCCGCATGGCAGATTTTGCTGTTGGGTGATGGTTCGCCCACCCGTCACCTGAAGCTGCTCACTGGGGAGCCGACGGCGGTGGATGTGATTGATATGTCTCCGATCGGCCTGTCGGACGATCGCGCCCCCCAACTCATCGAAGCGGTTCCCGGTCCTCGCCTCCGCCGCCAAGTATGGCTACGCACTGCCTCGGGCCAACGCCTAGCTTATGCTGCTTCCTGGTGGCAAACCAGTATGGTAGATGAGTATTTGCAGAATAAATCTATCCCCATTTGGGACAGCCTTTCCCAAATCCACGCTGAGTTATATCGAGACATCCAAGGCATCCACTACGGTCACTCTGAGGCTTTAGAAGCTGCTTTTGGCGAAAAAGGGCCGTTTTGGGGGCGCCATTACCTGTTTTGGCATCGCAAAAAACCGATGACCGTAATTTACGAGGTGTTTTCCCCCTACCTCACCAAGTACCTCGGACCGATGCGGCTGGAAGGGTGA
- a CDS encoding DUF4351 domain-containing protein, with product MSFDNACQALANQYPAELESLGESLFDFTDIADVVAWLALQGSR from the coding sequence TTGAGCTTCGATAACGCCTGTCAAGCCCTAGCCAACCAGTATCCGGCGGAGTTGGAATCTTTGGGAGAATCTCTGTTTGATTTCACCGATATTGCTGATGTGGTTGCTTGGTTGGCGCTGCAAGGGAGTAGGTAA
- a CDS encoding YkvA family protein, producing MPKLLQQAAQQLPKAAANPGQRFFDIINGRRQGGQQPPTEVQSPLPEAQPVNGNRLSAIAVYVRNRLQGETATPEMPEVAAHINTGNRDRILALLRRFQQEAKPEDIAKIDNNIERMRRGAIEQLWPKIQALMKMIRDPKAAWASKTLAIAALIYLISPLDAVPDIIPVLGLADDAAVIIAVFTTLAYQLDKYLGNYAQTAVTAAEEVADIQIKKYNQIIKISLIGSIGAAILAIIFKLIYNQI from the coding sequence TTGCCAAAACTATTACAGCAAGCAGCCCAGCAGCTCCCAAAGGCAGCGGCTAATCCCGGCCAACGTTTCTTTGATATCATCAATGGTAGGCGTCAGGGGGGGCAACAACCGCCCACGGAGGTGCAGTCCCCATTGCCGGAAGCCCAGCCAGTGAATGGTAACAGGCTAAGTGCGATCGCCGTCTATGTGCGTAACCGGTTGCAGGGGGAAACAGCCACACCGGAAATGCCGGAGGTTGCCGCCCACATCAACACGGGAAACCGCGATCGGATTTTGGCTTTGTTGCGCCGATTTCAGCAAGAGGCGAAGCCAGAAGATATCGCCAAAATTGATAATAACATAGAGCGGATGCGCCGAGGGGCGATCGAACAGCTTTGGCCAAAAATACAGGCATTGATGAAAATGATTCGCGACCCCAAGGCGGCTTGGGCATCGAAAACCTTGGCGATCGCCGCCCTCATCTACCTAATTTCCCCCCTCGATGCCGTCCCCGATATCATTCCCGTCCTCGGACTAGCCGACGATGCCGCCGTCATCATCGCCGTCTTCACCACCCTAGCCTACCAGTTGGATAAATACTTAGGCAACTACGCCCAAACCGCCGTCACCGCCGCCGAAGAAGTCGCCGACATCCAAATCAAGAAATACAACCAAATCATCAAAATCTCCCTCATCGGCAGCATCGGCGCCGCCATCTTAGCCATCATCTTTAAACTCATCTACAATCAAATATGA
- the era gene encoding GTPase Era, translating into MLSEMSLIPQSPEGLKSGFVAIIGRPNVGKSTLMNELIGQKVAITSPVAQTTRNRLRGILTLPQAQMIFVDTPGIHKPHHELGKLLVKNAQNAIKSVDLVLFLVDGSVAAGRGDRFIEEFLTPSPTPVILGLNKIDQQPSEAKDIAILDNSYAEMATPHNWPLAKFSALTRDGIDNLLSLLQQHLPDGPYYYPPDLVTDQPERFIMGELIREQILHMTREEVPHSVAVSIDVVEESPQITRVLATIYVERDSQKGILIGKQGSMLKAIGTAAREQMQKLIDGQVYLELYVKVQPKWRQSRHLLADLGYRVDKD; encoded by the coding sequence ATGTTATCAGAAATGTCTCTGATTCCCCAGTCCCCGGAGGGGTTAAAATCCGGTTTTGTGGCGATTATCGGGCGCCCAAATGTGGGAAAATCTACCCTGATGAATGAGCTAATCGGCCAAAAAGTGGCGATTACTTCCCCGGTGGCGCAGACAACCCGCAACCGCCTGCGCGGGATTTTGACTTTGCCCCAAGCCCAGATGATTTTTGTCGATACTCCTGGTATCCATAAACCCCACCACGAGCTGGGAAAATTGCTGGTAAAAAATGCCCAAAATGCGATTAAATCGGTGGATTTAGTGCTATTTTTGGTGGATGGTTCTGTGGCGGCAGGGCGAGGCGATCGCTTCATCGAGGAATTCCTCACCCCTAGTCCCACCCCCGTCATCTTGGGACTGAACAAAATCGACCAGCAACCCTCAGAAGCCAAAGATATCGCCATTTTAGATAACAGTTATGCAGAAATGGCCACCCCCCACAATTGGCCATTAGCAAAATTTTCCGCTCTCACCCGCGATGGCATCGATAATCTGCTATCTTTATTACAGCAACATCTACCCGATGGTCCTTATTATTATCCCCCGGATTTGGTGACAGACCAGCCAGAACGGTTCATCATGGGGGAACTGATTCGGGAGCAAATTTTGCACATGACGCGGGAAGAAGTTCCCCACTCCGTCGCTGTCAGCATTGATGTGGTGGAAGAGTCGCCCCAAATCACCCGCGTTTTAGCGACTATCTATGTAGAACGGGATTCGCAAAAGGGTATTCTCATCGGTAAACAGGGGAGTATGTTAAAGGCGATCGGCACTGCAGCCCGGGAGCAGATGCAGAAATTAATTGACGGCCAAGTTTACTTAGAATTATACGTCAAAGTGCAGCCGAAATGGCGGCAATCTCGCCACTTACTCGCCGATTTAGGCTACCGCGTGGATAAAGATTAA
- a CDS encoding UPF0175 family protein → MAKLEIEVKFTIHPVAEIPAEHRAEAERKARQAFVLELLRQGDISGGKAAQLLGVDRWQLSELMFAHGIPPFDDTQTTEELEGEVADCLRDLQRYH, encoded by the coding sequence ATGGCGAAACTAGAGATTGAAGTCAAGTTTACCATCCATCCTGTGGCTGAAATCCCCGCAGAACACAGGGCAGAAGCTGAGCGCAAAGCTAGGCAGGCTTTTGTTTTGGAACTATTGCGGCAAGGGGACATTAGTGGTGGCAAGGCGGCTCAGCTTTTAGGGGTCGATCGCTGGCAGCTTAGCGAATTGATGTTTGCTCATGGCATCCCCCCATTTGACGACACTCAGACTACAGAAGAACTAGAGGGGGAAGTAGCCGACTGTCTTCGTGACTTGCAGAGGTATCATTAG
- a CDS encoding mucoidy inhibitor MuiA family protein, with product MTQTTPQPPTDGKQILESRISAVTVYQDRASITRSAKLTLTGTEQELIIQGLPLTVQTNSVRARGSGTVAVRLLGVQTERVFATEPVEARVAELTQQMRILEEQNRAITDALETLNLQRQLVNNLGEKYLDRFSAIQPPQNVDLPEIASLLDFIGSRDTDYAAQVAQREREKQELENQLSVLEKQKQKVQQPSYRNNYSSYSVIVAIEPAGSGEFELEISYIVTQVSWTPLYDLRTSATGERLNLTYLAEIKQKTGEDWQAVPLTLSTAQPAIKTLPNKLQPIYIVGEAPSENSELVGRGTTWNAMEHHTKGARSLFPSAPSEFDELEAIFQAAEISLDTPNIPAEEVAAAATNTGGTVTFRLDRDSTIPSDDRPHKVTIFNQEYPCRTQHICVPHLSTHAYLEANIVNPSDGATLLPGTANIFRENTLIGNTELENVAPGQTFKLNLGIDESIKIDRLLVERNTEQLGNYRRVTYGYRIKIANLSDRKTQLRLIEQLPVSRSEQIKVRLLRTSPQIELGEMGLLEWNLTLQPKSARQSTREIYYQSTSEYPTNLIISLV from the coding sequence ATGACCCAAACCACGCCCCAACCCCCCACCGATGGTAAACAAATCCTAGAATCGCGCATCAGCGCCGTTACAGTTTACCAAGACCGAGCCTCCATTACTCGCAGTGCGAAACTCACCCTCACGGGAACAGAACAAGAGCTGATAATTCAAGGGTTGCCCCTAACAGTCCAAACCAACTCCGTGCGCGCCAGGGGTAGCGGGACGGTTGCGGTTCGCCTTTTGGGAGTGCAAACAGAGAGAGTTTTCGCCACCGAACCTGTAGAAGCTCGTGTCGCCGAACTGACACAGCAAATGCGCATCCTAGAAGAGCAAAACCGCGCTATTACCGATGCCTTAGAAACTCTCAATTTGCAGCGGCAACTGGTAAACAACCTGGGAGAAAAATATTTAGATCGCTTTTCGGCCATCCAACCACCACAAAACGTGGATTTACCGGAAATTGCTAGTTTGCTGGACTTCATCGGCTCCCGAGACACAGATTATGCCGCCCAAGTGGCGCAGCGGGAACGGGAAAAACAAGAGTTAGAAAATCAATTATCCGTCCTAGAGAAACAGAAGCAGAAAGTACAGCAACCCTCCTACCGGAATAATTATAGCAGTTACAGTGTAATTGTGGCCATAGAACCGGCTGGCTCTGGGGAATTTGAGTTAGAAATCTCCTATATTGTCACTCAGGTAAGTTGGACTCCCCTTTATGATTTGCGCACAAGTGCCACGGGAGAGCGACTTAACCTCACCTACTTGGCGGAAATCAAACAAAAGACGGGCGAAGATTGGCAAGCTGTCCCCCTCACCCTCTCTACTGCCCAACCAGCGATTAAAACTTTACCGAATAAGCTGCAACCGATTTATATTGTTGGGGAAGCACCATCAGAAAACAGCGAACTTGTCGGACGGGGGACTACATGGAATGCAATGGAACATCACACTAAAGGAGCCCGATCGCTGTTTCCGTCCGCACCGTCCGAATTCGATGAGTTAGAAGCGATATTCCAGGCAGCCGAAATTTCCCTAGACACACCAAATATTCCGGCTGAAGAAGTAGCAGCCGCTGCCACTAATACCGGCGGTACTGTGACTTTCCGCTTAGACCGGGATAGTACGATTCCCAGTGACGATCGTCCCCACAAAGTCACCATATTTAACCAAGAATACCCCTGTCGCACTCAACATATTTGTGTCCCCCACCTTTCCACTCACGCCTATTTAGAAGCCAACATCGTCAACCCCAGTGATGGCGCCACCCTCCTCCCCGGTACAGCCAATATTTTTCGGGAAAATACCCTGATTGGCAATACGGAACTGGAAAACGTCGCCCCTGGGCAAACCTTCAAACTCAACTTAGGCATCGACGAAAGCATCAAAATCGATAGGCTTTTAGTCGAGCGGAACACGGAACAACTAGGCAACTATCGCCGCGTCACCTACGGCTACCGCATCAAAATTGCCAACTTGAGCGATCGCAAAACTCAGCTCCGCTTGATTGAGCAATTACCCGTCAGCCGCAGCGAGCAAATCAAAGTCCGCCTGCTCCGCACTAGCCCCCAAATCGAGCTAGGAGAAATGGGACTATTAGAATGGAATCTCACCTTGCAGCCGAAATCTGCCCGCCAGTCCACTCGAGAGATATATTATCAATCCACCTCGGAATACCCCACCAATCTCATTATCTCCCTAGTGTAG